A single genomic interval of Spinacia oleracea cultivar Varoflay chromosome 6, BTI_SOV_V1, whole genome shotgun sequence harbors:
- the LOC130462477 gene encoding zinc finger protein CONSTANS-LIKE 2-like, with protein sequence MYTQNNNSYYEDSTDFINPNYPSSLSPLLVQSLAGDFNSINEAFILANANGNTSTGSACTSSSYIASPSSPLSCTSSHPPNTTTSTNFMQRSLSSHSLHRNGFHLPISPPTGLHDLDIGPVRRVFSTGDLDQGIRTLRHHHQHPVGSPLANESTSIIIEGMAKAVRYSPEEKKERIERYRSKRNQRNFNKKIQYACRKTLADSRPRIRGRFARNDEIEHPTNFPDLQWNQMTGEEDDEDEGQWIHLLNSISSNLVP encoded by the exons ATGTATACTCAAAATAACAACTCTTATTATGAAGATTCCACTGATTTTATCAACCCAAATTATCCTTCCAGTTTATCACCTCTATTAGTCCAGTCTCTTGCAGGCGATTTCAACTCAATTAACGAAGCGTTCATCCTAGCAAATGCCAATGGGAATACAAGTACCGGGAGTGCGTGCACTAGTAGTAGCTACATAGCCTCACCAAGTTCACCTCTAAGCTGTACTAGTAGTCACCCACCAAATACTACTACTTCCACTAATTTTATGCAGCGCAGCCTCAGTAGCCACTCCCTTCATAGAAACGGGTTTCATCTGCCCATTTCACCCCCCACTGGACTTCATGACCTGGATATCGGCCCAGTGAGACGGGTCTTTAGTACAGGTGATTTGGATCAG GGAATCAGAACATTACGCCACCACCATCAGCATCCGGTAGGAAGTCCATTGGCAAATGAAAGTACGAGCATTATTATTGAAGGTATGGCAAAGGCAGTTCGCTACAGTCCTGAAGagaaaaaagagagaattgAGAGATATCGTAGCAAGAGAAACCAGAGGAACTTCAACAAAAAAATTCAG TACGCATGCAGGAAGACATTAGCTGACAGCAGGCCAAGAATCAGGGGTCGATTTGCAAGGAATGATGAAATCGAACACCCGACTAACTTCCCAGACTTACAATGGAATCAAATGACAGGtgaagaagacgatgaggaTGAAGGGCAGTGGATTCATCTCCTGAACTCCATTTCATCCAATTTGGTTCCTTAA